A section of the Roseivirga sp. BDSF3-8 genome encodes:
- a CDS encoding sugar phosphate isomerase/epimerase family protein codes for MKTIKGPGIFLAQFFDDQQEPFNNLSNMCKWAAGLGYKGVQIPSNVTGLMDLEKAANSQDYADELKGIVNEAGLEITELSAHIQGQLVAVHPAYDLLFDNFGPAEARGNVQAKSEWATRQMKFAAKASRRLGLNACAAFSGALLWPMLYPWPQRPAGLVDQGFAELGKRWKPILNAFEEEGVDVCFELHPGEDLHDGVTFERFLEEVGGHSRANILYDPSHFLLQCMDYLEFIDIYHERIRMFHVKDAEFNPSGRQGVYGGFQGWVKRAGRFRSLGDGQVDFTGVFSKLTEYGFDGWAVMEWECALKSAEQGAEEGANFISDHIIHTTGKAFDDFADAGSDAEKNKRILGIN; via the coding sequence ATGAAGACCATAAAGGGGCCGGGCATCTTTTTGGCCCAGTTTTTTGACGATCAGCAGGAACCTTTCAACAACCTGTCCAATATGTGCAAATGGGCCGCTGGCCTGGGGTACAAGGGCGTTCAGATACCCAGCAATGTTACCGGCCTGATGGACCTGGAAAAGGCCGCCAACAGCCAGGACTATGCCGATGAGCTGAAAGGTATAGTCAACGAAGCCGGCCTTGAGATCACCGAGCTTTCCGCTCATATACAAGGGCAACTCGTCGCCGTGCATCCTGCATACGATCTGCTCTTTGATAATTTCGGTCCTGCAGAAGCCCGGGGCAATGTGCAGGCCAAATCCGAGTGGGCCACCCGGCAGATGAAGTTCGCCGCCAAAGCCAGTCGCCGGCTAGGGCTCAACGCGTGTGCCGCTTTTAGTGGAGCCCTCTTGTGGCCCATGCTTTACCCGTGGCCTCAGCGCCCTGCCGGGCTCGTAGACCAGGGCTTTGCCGAACTCGGTAAACGCTGGAAGCCTATCCTCAATGCCTTTGAAGAAGAAGGGGTAGACGTGTGCTTCGAACTTCACCCGGGAGAAGACCTGCACGATGGCGTCACCTTCGAACGCTTTCTGGAAGAGGTGGGCGGCCACAGCCGCGCCAATATTCTATACGACCCCAGTCACTTCCTGCTACAGTGTATGGATTACCTGGAGTTTATCGACATTTACCATGAGCGTATCCGTATGTTCCATGTGAAGGATGCTGAGTTTAATCCCAGTGGCAGACAAGGCGTGTACGGAGGCTTCCAAGGCTGGGTAAAACGCGCCGGCCGCTTCCGCTCATTGGGCGATGGACAGGTGGACTTTACCGGAGTTTTCAGTAAACTTACGGAATACGGCTTCGACGGCTGGGCCGTGATGGAATGGGAGTGCGCCCTCAAAAGTGCCGAGCAGGGCGCTGAGGAAGGAGCAAACTTCATCAGCGACCATATCATACACACTACGGGCAAAGCCTTTGATGACTTTGCTGATGCCGGCAGTGATGCCGAAAAGAACAAAAGAATACTTGGAATAAACTGA
- a CDS encoding c-type cytochrome produces MRNLLFAVALVCLTAACDGTENAKEQETGGGTTEKPTLSEEPSPQLTEVQTRGKKLMEMSTCPTCHAINEKLVGPAYVDVARRYDEEADTTLSYLAGKVINGGKGNWGEVPMTPNPQVSQEEAEDMVRFILSLNDQE; encoded by the coding sequence ATGCGTAACCTACTTTTTGCCGTTGCCCTGGTATGCCTGACGGCAGCGTGCGACGGAACTGAGAATGCCAAAGAGCAGGAAACCGGAGGAGGCACAACTGAAAAACCCACTCTCAGTGAAGAACCTTCACCTCAACTTACCGAGGTGCAGACCCGGGGAAAGAAGCTTATGGAAATGTCTACCTGCCCTACATGCCATGCCATTAATGAGAAGCTGGTTGGTCCCGCCTATGTAGATGTGGCCCGCCGTTATGATGAGGAGGCAGACACTACCCTTAGCTACCTGGCAGGCAAAGTAATAAATGGCGGAAAGGGAAACTGGGGTGAAGTGCCTATGACACCTAATCCGCAGGTCTCACAGGAAGAAGCGGAAGATATGGTCCGTTTTATTTTATCCTTAAACGATCAGGAATAA
- a CDS encoding DUF1080 domain-containing protein, which translates to MKNIYLSFAVASCMLVACEGENKNSNQDNQTAMTEDTTQSSQPESEWITLFDGESLQGWHRYGGEPVGDAWKAVDGTLHLDTADAAYANGGGGDIVTDEEFEDFHLELEWKISENGNSGIMFYVNEDTSKYQYPYESGPEMQVLHDEGHPDGQIDKHQAGDLYDLIRSQEKAAKGPGEWNKVDIIAQDGNLELKLNGTTTVQTTMWDDNWRDLIAGSKFAEWDGFGTYKKGHIVLQDHDDNVWFRNIRIKRL; encoded by the coding sequence ATGAAGAACATCTATTTATCCTTTGCCGTGGCTTCCTGCATGCTGGTAGCCTGTGAGGGAGAGAACAAAAACAGCAACCAGGACAACCAAACGGCTATGACAGAAGATACCACCCAAAGCAGCCAGCCGGAGAGCGAATGGATCACCTTGTTCGATGGCGAAAGCCTGCAGGGCTGGCACCGCTATGGCGGCGAGCCCGTGGGCGATGCCTGGAAAGCAGTAGACGGTACCCTGCACCTGGACACTGCCGATGCCGCCTATGCTAATGGCGGCGGCGGTGACATTGTAACGGATGAGGAGTTTGAGGACTTTCACCTGGAACTTGAATGGAAGATCTCCGAAAACGGCAATAGCGGGATCATGTTCTATGTAAATGAGGATACCAGCAAGTACCAGTATCCCTACGAAAGCGGCCCGGAAATGCAGGTGCTGCACGATGAGGGGCACCCCGACGGGCAGATCGACAAGCACCAGGCAGGCGACCTTTACGACCTGATCAGGTCACAGGAAAAAGCCGCTAAGGGGCCGGGTGAATGGAATAAGGTGGACATCATAGCGCAGGATGGTAACCTGGAGCTTAAGCTTAATGGTACCACGACCGTACAGACCACCATGTGGGATGATAACTGGCGCGACCTGATCGCCGGTAGCAAGTTTGCCGAGTGGGATGGTTTTGGCACCTACAAAAAGGGCCATATTGTGCTGCAGGATCATGATGACAATGTTTGGTTCCGCAACATCCGGATCAAGAGATTATAG
- a CDS encoding MarC family protein, which produces MIADILTKIFFLIAVIDPLGSVPVYLEATKQLDLKHKRKVAVRASFIAFLILLFFIVVGQLILEGMNVTLDAFQISGGVILFLFALTMIFGEGKPESEKHLIKDYKHVTVFPVAIPSIASPGAIMAVVLLTDNSLYSVQQQALTTLLVMVVVSITMSVLLVANFVQKKIGEYGITVISKVMGLILAAYAVQSILSGLRDFFKVIN; this is translated from the coding sequence ATGATAGCAGATATACTTACCAAAATATTTTTTCTGATTGCTGTGATTGATCCGCTGGGTTCGGTGCCGGTATACCTGGAGGCTACCAAACAACTTGACCTGAAGCATAAACGGAAAGTGGCGGTCAGGGCTTCTTTCATTGCTTTTTTAATCCTTCTGTTCTTTATCGTAGTTGGGCAGCTCATACTGGAGGGGATGAATGTAACGCTTGACGCTTTCCAGATTTCCGGAGGGGTGATCCTTTTTCTCTTTGCCCTGACAATGATATTCGGGGAAGGTAAGCCGGAGTCTGAGAAGCACCTGATCAAGGACTACAAGCATGTCACCGTATTTCCGGTAGCCATCCCATCTATTGCCTCGCCTGGTGCTATTATGGCTGTGGTACTACTTACCGATAACTCACTATACTCTGTACAGCAACAGGCCCTGACTACGCTGCTGGTGATGGTGGTAGTGTCCATCACTATGTCCGTTCTGCTGGTGGCAAACTTTGTACAAAAGAAGATAGGGGAGTACGGTATCACCGTGATCAGTAAGGTGATGGGATTAATCCTGGCTGCCTATGCGGTGCAAAGCATCCTGAGCGGCCTCAGGGATTTCTTTAAGGTAATAAATTGA
- a CDS encoding DUF3124 domain-containing protein yields MKQVYVLLVILLLSQACNEKKPISSVDPVNWDKRTVGYAMGDSFTSGTTYLSAYSQIYGQTESLTHDLTVTVSMRNTSPDDTVFVKRAAYYNTGGHLIRTYFDRTIYIAPMETVEIVIDEVDQDGGTGANFLFDWQTGSGSTEPLFEAVMISTSGQQGLSFTTQGTRIM; encoded by the coding sequence ATGAAACAAGTGTACGTTCTGCTGGTGATACTGCTGCTGTCCCAGGCCTGCAATGAAAAGAAACCGATTAGTTCGGTAGACCCTGTGAACTGGGACAAGCGCACTGTAGGCTATGCTATGGGCGACTCTTTTACCAGTGGCACTACTTACTTATCCGCTTATTCGCAAATATACGGCCAGACGGAGTCTCTCACGCATGACCTGACGGTAACGGTAAGCATGCGCAACACCAGCCCGGATGATACGGTATTTGTAAAGAGGGCTGCCTACTACAATACGGGGGGGCACCTGATACGGACTTATTTTGACCGTACGATCTATATCGCACCCATGGAAACGGTGGAAATCGTTATTGATGAGGTAGACCAGGACGGAGGCACGGGAGCTAACTTTCTCTTTGACTGGCAAACGGGGAGTGGCTCTACAGAACCTCTGTTTGAGGCGGTTATGATCTCTACTTCCGGACAACAAGGCCTTTCATTTACCACCCAGGGCACCAGGATCATGTGA
- a CDS encoding pinensin family lanthipeptide, producing MKKLKLNELEVASFVTNSEKLNEKTVKGGATALCGETITVYYGTCNIYPCRQIP from the coding sequence ATGAAAAAGCTAAAATTAAATGAGCTGGAAGTAGCAAGCTTTGTTACTAATAGCGAAAAACTGAATGAAAAGACAGTAAAAGGTGGAGCTACGGCTCTATGTGGCGAGACTATTACTGTGTACTATGGTACGTGCAACATTTACCCATGCCGCCAGATACCTTAA
- a CDS encoding aspartate/glutamate racemase family protein, protein MKTLGMIGGTSWHSTIAYYQLINEKAGEKTGNLENPPIILHSINIALMREQNRDKINAKYLDVSNKLVEAGAEAIIICANTPHMAYDHVQPKLSVPILHIAEATGKEAQRLGLRKLGLLGTKPTMTGTFITDMLKNKFVIESIIPSTEHLDQTHRFISEELTQGVFSKEARTFFTQQMDELQYRGAEGIILGCTELPILFQDITYPLPLLATTELHADMAVEFIFS, encoded by the coding sequence ATGAAGACACTTGGCATGATTGGCGGTACCTCATGGCATTCTACCATAGCGTATTACCAGCTTATAAATGAAAAGGCAGGAGAGAAAACAGGTAATCTGGAAAACCCACCCATTATCCTCCATAGCATCAATATTGCCCTGATGCGGGAGCAGAACAGAGATAAGATAAACGCCAAATACCTCGACGTATCCAACAAACTTGTAGAGGCAGGTGCTGAAGCAATTATCATATGCGCTAATACCCCGCACATGGCTTATGACCATGTGCAGCCGAAGCTTTCCGTACCAATACTGCATATTGCCGAGGCTACCGGCAAAGAGGCTCAGCGACTGGGCTTACGGAAACTGGGGCTTTTGGGAACCAAGCCCACCATGACAGGCACTTTCATAACAGATATGCTAAAGAACAAATTTGTTATCGAGTCCATCATCCCCTCCACAGAGCATCTGGATCAAACCCACCGGTTTATTTCTGAGGAGCTGACGCAAGGCGTGTTTTCAAAGGAAGCCCGTACTTTCTTTACTCAACAAATGGACGAGTTACAGTACCGTGGAGCCGAAGGAATTATTCTGGGATGTACCGAATTACCCATCCTGTTTCAGGATATAACCTACCCCCTCCCCCTGTTAGCCACTACAGAACTTCATGCAGACATGGCAGTAGAATTCATTTTCAGTTAG
- a CDS encoding heparan-alpha-glucosaminide N-acetyltransferase domain-containing protein, whose product MSESKPERLRAIDLARGISVILMVLVHTMLIYGNEATREDSVFGYMVYLMGHGAPMFLVSMGVSYVFSRRQGFGLTLKRGLFTMGIGYLMNTLKFIVPIQLFGGLPVPFVTAYGMTPGEPSNMLFFLQLGDILQLAGLSLILMGVVLRATRNKWVVMGLALALTFLSGPLSGYRPGVAGLDYMCDLLWGSQWNVYFPLFPWGAFILTGLFFGLWYQEQGRNRRLMFMRMLQVGMLMLLAGLGLWLYDASYHFGDFYHLGPGGTLALLGLNLVLFYVLDRLVDIPDPRSRVLGLIYYCSRHVTFLYVTQWTLINWGMSVFGFWEHDPLTVAGLYGMYLVLSLGVCWLWKEGIKGIMKVRKREKGEVAMARG is encoded by the coding sequence ATGTCTGAAAGTAAACCTGAGCGATTACGGGCAATAGACCTGGCGCGGGGCATCAGTGTGATCCTGATGGTACTGGTACATACCATGCTTATTTACGGTAATGAAGCTACCCGCGAGGATTCTGTCTTTGGCTATATGGTGTACCTGATGGGACACGGGGCACCTATGTTTCTGGTGAGCATGGGGGTATCTTATGTCTTTTCGAGACGACAAGGCTTTGGGCTAACGCTGAAGCGGGGGCTTTTCACGATGGGGATTGGCTACCTGATGAATACACTGAAGTTTATCGTCCCGATACAGCTATTCGGTGGCTTGCCTGTACCGTTTGTCACGGCCTACGGCATGACACCGGGCGAGCCATCCAATATGCTCTTTTTTCTGCAGCTAGGGGACATATTGCAGCTGGCGGGACTTTCACTTATTCTGATGGGTGTGGTGCTGAGGGCTACGCGTAATAAGTGGGTGGTGATGGGCCTTGCCCTCGCCCTCACGTTTCTCTCGGGTCCGCTTAGCGGATACCGTCCCGGTGTTGCTGGACTGGACTATATGTGCGACCTGCTCTGGGGGAGTCAGTGGAACGTTTACTTTCCGCTGTTTCCCTGGGGGGCCTTTATTCTTACCGGACTCTTCTTTGGCCTGTGGTACCAGGAACAGGGCCGTAACCGGAGGCTGATGTTCATGCGGATGCTACAGGTGGGTATGCTTATGCTCCTTGCAGGCCTGGGTCTGTGGCTTTACGATGCGTCGTACCACTTCGGTGACTTTTATCATCTGGGCCCCGGGGGTACGCTGGCGCTGCTGGGCCTGAACCTTGTGCTGTTCTATGTACTGGACCGTCTGGTGGATATACCGGACCCCCGGTCCAGGGTGCTCGGGCTGATTTATTACTGCAGCCGCCATGTTACCTTCCTTTATGTCACGCAATGGACACTCATCAACTGGGGTATGTCTGTCTTTGGATTTTGGGAGCATGACCCTCTTACTGTGGCAGGGCTGTATGGGATGTACCTTGTCCTTTCGCTGGGAGTTTGCTGGCTATGGAAAGAGGGTATCAAAGGCATCATGAAGGTCCGGAAAAGGGAAAAGGGAGAAGTGGCCATGGCCCGGGGATAG
- a CDS encoding nitroreductase: MTGLSMDISTALNEEIATAEQVSRLIRERRSVFADDYLPEPVPDRVLEEILINGTWAPTYKMTEPWRFIVLGDAERERYGGFMADYYRARLSEADFPAERYEQAKLYPQKAGALVAIIFRRNQKIEISEWEELAAVACAVQNMYLSCTAYGLGGYWDTCGAAQAYGEHLSLEDNERSLGFFYMGYYDRQLFKSKKRRTPLHKKLERLP, encoded by the coding sequence ATGACTGGATTATCGATGGATATTTCTACGGCACTGAACGAGGAAATAGCTACCGCAGAGCAGGTAAGCCGGCTGATACGGGAGCGTCGCAGTGTCTTTGCGGATGACTACCTGCCGGAGCCTGTTCCTGACAGGGTGCTGGAGGAGATCCTTATAAATGGAACATGGGCCCCTACTTATAAAATGACGGAGCCCTGGCGGTTTATTGTTTTAGGTGATGCCGAGAGGGAAAGGTATGGGGGGTTTATGGCTGACTACTACAGGGCAAGACTGAGCGAGGCAGACTTTCCGGCGGAAAGGTATGAGCAGGCAAAACTATACCCGCAAAAGGCGGGGGCGCTGGTAGCGATCATATTTCGCAGAAATCAAAAAATTGAGATCAGCGAATGGGAAGAACTGGCGGCGGTGGCCTGTGCGGTGCAGAATATGTACCTGAGCTGTACGGCTTACGGGCTTGGTGGCTACTGGGATACCTGTGGGGCGGCACAGGCGTATGGAGAGCACCTGTCACTGGAGGATAACGAGCGCAGCCTGGGCTTTTTCTACATGGGCTACTATGACCGGCAGTTATTCAAAAGCAAAAAGCGCCGCACACCCCTTCACAAAAAGCTGGAACGGTTGCCTTAA